One window of the Dermacentor andersoni chromosome 10, qqDerAnde1_hic_scaffold, whole genome shotgun sequence genome contains the following:
- the LOC140213459 gene encoding uncharacterized protein: protein MAVGSAERDLHGSGWRSPRAAAPATTDQRLAALKAAIETALASPLSPSPAGGKRPHVSVLRAGDANGLKIIRKASGGGPRRSCRGASEAYSDCGADCELVCGRPMPEGGCSGHCKPGCICRHGYIRSSVGGPCVPVSKCQPDCGPNRKFEVCASLCPAYCDARPRRCLRLCRMNACVCADGYLLARNGTSCIHRDQCKRF, encoded by the exons ATGGCGGTGGGATCCG CTGAACGTGACCTCCACGGTAGTGGCTGGCGCTCTCCCAGGGCTGCGGCTCCTGCCACCACGGACCAGAGGCTAGCCGCATTGAAGGCCGCCATCGAGACGGCGCTCGCCTCACCTTTGTCACCTTCCCCAGCCGGCGGCAAGCGGCCCCACGTCTCCGTTCTGAGGGCCGGCGACGCCAATGGACTCAAGATAATTCGCAAAG CCAGTGGTGGTGGTCCAAGGCGGAGCTGCCGTGGCGCGAGCGAGGCGTACTCCGACTGTGGCGCTGACTGCGAGCTCGTGTGCGGACGACCCATGCCCGAGGGCGGCTGCAGCGGACACTGCAAGCCAGGCTGCATCTGCAGGCACGGATACATCAG GTCATCGGTGGGCGGTCCTTGCGTGCCGGTTTCCAAGTGTCAGCCGGACTGCGGCCCCAACCGCAAGTTCGAGGTGTGCGCCTCACTGTGCCCCGCCTACTGCGACGCGCGGCCGCGGCGATGTCTGAGGCTCTGCCGCATGAACGCCTGCGTCTGCGCCGACGGGTATCTGCTCGCCAGGAACGGCACCTCGTGCATACACCGGGACCAGTGCAAGCGCTTTTGA